The Methylotenera sp. G11 genome includes a window with the following:
- the nuoN gene encoding NADH-quinone oxidoreductase subunit NuoN, which translates to MENIRYDLITALPEMVLLGMAMLVLIADLFLKQSNRIAIYGLSQLALLMAAYITFTTHSPGAGYAFTGTFVDDSMSDVLKLMIYLGTSLIFVYSRQYLQQRDMFRGEFYALTLFSVVGMMIMVSGQNMLTLYVGLELLSLSLYALVAMDRDNARATEAAMKYFVLGALASGMLLYGMSMIYGMTGSLNLADIHNALMATEKTHSVLILGLVFIVAGLAFKLGAVPFQMWVPDVYEGSPTAITMLISSVPKLAAFAFVIRLLAQGLQTMAVDWQQMLLVMAVLSIIIGNVTAIAQTNLKRMLAYSTISHIGFVLFGLMSASINGFASALFYIASYVLMSLAGFGIILLLSRKGFEADKLDDLKGLNQRSPWTAFLMLIVMFSMAGVPPTLGFYAKFAVLQAALQAGFLWLVVFAVLMAVIGAFYYLRVIKLMYFDEPVDHHPIQVPADMRVALSVNAFALLFIGLMPQGLMSLCGYAIVRSLS; encoded by the coding sequence ATGGAAAATATTCGTTACGATCTTATAACCGCCTTACCTGAAATGGTTCTTTTGGGTATGGCGATGCTTGTTTTAATCGCTGATCTGTTCTTAAAACAATCTAACCGCATTGCTATTTATGGTTTGTCGCAGCTTGCATTGCTGATGGCTGCCTATATTACGTTCACAACCCATTCACCTGGCGCTGGCTATGCATTCACCGGCACATTCGTAGATGATTCGATGTCCGATGTGCTGAAACTCATGATCTATCTGGGTACATCGCTGATTTTTGTCTACAGCAGGCAGTATCTGCAGCAGCGCGATATGTTCCGCGGCGAGTTCTATGCGCTGACGCTGTTCTCGGTCGTCGGCATGATGATCATGGTGTCTGGCCAGAATATGCTCACGCTATATGTCGGCTTGGAGCTGCTGTCATTAAGCCTGTATGCACTGGTGGCGATGGATCGTGATAATGCCCGTGCCACAGAAGCTGCGATGAAGTACTTTGTGCTGGGCGCACTGGCATCAGGCATGCTGCTGTACGGCATGAGCATGATTTACGGCATGACCGGCAGCCTGAACCTTGCAGACATCCATAATGCGTTGATGGCAACAGAGAAAACGCATTCGGTATTGATCCTGGGCCTGGTGTTCATTGTGGCTGGTCTGGCATTCAAGCTGGGCGCCGTGCCGTTCCAGATGTGGGTTCCTGATGTGTATGAAGGCTCGCCAACTGCGATCACCATGCTGATCAGTTCCGTGCCGAAACTTGCTGCATTTGCATTTGTCATCAGGCTGCTGGCACAGGGCCTGCAGACCATGGCGGTTGACTGGCAGCAGATGCTGCTGGTCATGGCGGTGCTGTCCATTATTATCGGTAACGTGACTGCGATTGCACAAACCAACCTGAAACGCATGCTGGCTTACTCTACCATTTCGCATATCGGCTTTGTATTGTTTGGCCTGATGAGTGCGAGTATCAACGGCTTTGCATCCGCGCTGTTTTATATTGCAAGTTATGTGCTGATGTCACTGGCTGGCTTCGGCATCATCCTCCTGCTGTCACGCAAGGGCTTTGAAGCTGACAAACTAGATGACCTTAAAGGCTTGAACCAGCGCAGTCCATGGACCGCGTTCCTGATGCTGATCGTGATGTTCAGTATGGCCGGCGTGCCGCCTACCTTGGGTTTCTATGCCAAGTTTGCCGTGTTGCAGGCTGCGCTGCAGGCCGGTTTCCTGTGGCTGGTCGTGTTTGCAGTGTTAATGGCAGTGATTGGTGCCTTCTACTATCTGCGTGTGATCAAGCTCATGTACTTTGACGAGCCGGTGGATCATCACCCGATTCAGGTACCTGCCGACATGCGCGTAGCCTTAAGCGTAAACGCTTTTGCGCTGCTGTTCATCGGCTTGATGCCGCAGGGCCTGATGAGCTTGTGTGGCTATGCTATTGTCAGAAGCCTGAGCTGA
- a CDS encoding DUF2818 family protein, translated as MTNWAILGLIFFAANLPWFSDKLFYVVPLNRSAKPGFSKNIAWCLLELSILYFLTGAFMRYAEHATLGQVAPQGWEFYAVTACLFLVFAFPGFVYKVLWKRTN; from the coding sequence ATGACTAACTGGGCAATATTAGGGCTGATATTCTTTGCTGCGAACTTACCCTGGTTTTCGGATAAGCTGTTTTATGTCGTGCCGCTGAATCGTTCTGCCAAGCCGGGATTCAGTAAAAATATCGCGTGGTGCCTGCTTGAACTCAGTATCCTGTATTTTCTGACCGGTGCCTTCATGCGTTACGCCGAGCATGCTACTTTGGGTCAGGTTGCGCCTCAGGGCTGGGAGTTCTACGCAGTGACTGCCTGCCTGTTCCTCGTGTTTGCTTTTCCCGGTTTCGTTTACAAAGTGCTGTGGAAAAGAACAAACTAG
- the ypfJ gene encoding KPN_02809 family neutral zinc metallopeptidase has product MRLDDERESNNVEDRRGGGGLPVGGKGIGIGTIALVLLAMYFGVDPSTVLNLTQGLGQQAPVEARPIPADDPMAVFVAKVLASTEDTWGAIFQNAGHAYPAPKLVLFTGQTPTACGSGQAAMGPFYCPADRKVYIDLGFYQEMKTRFKAPGDFAQAYVIAHEVGHHIQNLMGTSDKVQQAKQNARSEAQANQYSVRLELQADCYAGVWANHADGTNRILEQGDVEEAMTAAAAIGDDALQKQAQGYAVPDSFTHGTSQQRMHWFNLGLSSGDIRQCDTFRAASL; this is encoded by the coding sequence ATGCGCTTAGATGATGAACGTGAAAGTAACAACGTAGAAGACAGGCGAGGCGGGGGTGGCCTGCCGGTCGGCGGTAAAGGCATCGGCATTGGTACCATTGCGCTTGTTTTGCTTGCGATGTATTTCGGGGTTGATCCTTCCACCGTGCTGAACCTCACTCAAGGCCTGGGGCAGCAGGCACCTGTAGAGGCGCGGCCTATTCCGGCAGATGACCCTATGGCCGTATTTGTCGCCAAAGTTCTGGCAAGCACGGAGGACACATGGGGTGCCATATTCCAGAATGCAGGGCATGCGTATCCAGCGCCAAAACTGGTTTTATTCACTGGTCAAACGCCTACGGCCTGTGGCTCAGGCCAGGCTGCGATGGGGCCGTTTTATTGTCCTGCCGACCGGAAAGTCTATATCGACCTGGGTTTTTACCAGGAGATGAAGACACGTTTTAAAGCCCCTGGTGATTTTGCGCAGGCCTATGTGATTGCGCATGAGGTCGGTCATCATATACAAAACCTGATGGGTACTTCAGATAAAGTGCAGCAGGCAAAACAGAACGCCCGTTCTGAAGCGCAGGCGAACCAGTATTCCGTAAGGCTGGAGCTGCAGGCCGACTGTTATGCCGGGGTATGGGCAAATCATGCCGATGGCACTAACCGTATCCTGGAGCAGGGCGATGTTGAAGAAGCAATGACAGCCGCTGCCGCAATCGGTGATGATGCATTGCAGAAACAGGCGCAAGGGTATGCGGTCCCCGATAGCTTTACCCATGGTACATCGCAGCAGCGCATGCACTGGTTTAACCTGGGCTTGAGCTCAGGTGATATCAGGCAGTGCGATACATTCAGGGCTGCGTCACTTTAG
- a CDS encoding NUDIX domain-containing protein: MDLTEHCLSSEVLAQGDMLTVRRDSVRLPDGNVSRREYVVHPGAVVIVPLLPGGNVVLERQFRYPLHQVFIELPAGKIDPDEDVLSTGQRELLEETGYTAQNWVKLGIQHPCIGYSNEVIHIYLAENLTAGAHQRDEDEMLEVFDLKMEDCLTMIQRGEITDSKTIVALFMAWQYLQQDGR, translated from the coding sequence ATGGATCTGACCGAACACTGTTTAAGTTCAGAAGTATTGGCGCAGGGCGATATGCTTACGGTCAGGCGTGACAGCGTACGTTTGCCTGACGGCAACGTCAGCCGCCGTGAGTATGTGGTGCATCCCGGCGCGGTTGTCATCGTGCCTTTGCTGCCTGGCGGCAACGTAGTGCTGGAGCGCCAGTTCAGGTATCCCTTGCATCAGGTATTTATTGAATTGCCGGCCGGTAAGATCGACCCGGATGAAGATGTTTTAAGCACCGGACAACGCGAACTGCTGGAAGAAACCGGCTATACAGCGCAAAATTGGGTCAAGCTTGGCATACAGCATCCCTGCATCGGTTATTCCAATGAAGTGATCCATATTTATCTTGCAGAAAACCTTACGGCGGGCGCCCATCAGCGCGATGAAGATGAAATGCTGGAAGTGTTTGATCTGAAAATGGAAGATTGCCTGACTATGATACAGCGCGGAGAGATTACCGATAGCAAAACGATAGTCGCGTTGTTCATGGCGTGGCAGTATCTGCAGCAAGATGGCAGGTAG
- a CDS encoding SDR family oxidoreductase, giving the protein MTKVLIVGLGDLGAETARRLAQSGIQVVGLRRTVAAAMEQSANDGTGMIAADVTQPSTLTGLESLCPDMIVYCVAAGGQTDAEYKAAYVDGLRNVLATQVNNSRLKHVFFVSSSRVYGQDSQALLDENTPALPADFGGQRLLEAEHLLQALPCGTTVLRLSGIYGPGRLRMLNLAKSPGHWPKQNTWSNRIHRDDAAAFIAFLIHQVLAGSTVQSCYIVTDSRPVPQYEVLSWLAAQLQMPKPAQLPASAGKRLSNSNMLATGFKLQYADYEAGYRTLLPPIPD; this is encoded by the coding sequence TTGACAAAAGTATTAATTGTCGGGCTGGGTGACCTTGGCGCCGAAACCGCCAGGCGGCTGGCACAGTCCGGTATCCAGGTTGTCGGGCTCAGGCGCACTGTTGCAGCAGCCATGGAACAATCCGCAAATGACGGCACAGGGATGATCGCGGCAGATGTCACGCAGCCTTCAACTCTGACCGGGCTGGAATCGCTTTGCCCCGACATGATTGTTTATTGCGTCGCGGCTGGCGGACAGACCGATGCCGAATATAAGGCTGCCTACGTGGATGGCTTACGTAATGTGCTGGCAACCCAGGTGAATAACAGCCGTTTAAAACATGTGTTTTTTGTTTCCAGCAGCCGGGTGTATGGTCAGGATAGCCAGGCATTGCTGGATGAGAACACGCCTGCGCTGCCGGCAGATTTTGGCGGTCAGCGCCTGCTGGAAGCGGAACATTTGCTGCAGGCACTGCCCTGCGGTACAACTGTTTTGCGTTTATCCGGCATATATGGCCCCGGCCGGCTGCGCATGCTGAACCTTGCAAAATCGCCCGGCCACTGGCCTAAGCAGAATACCTGGAGTAATCGAATACACAGGGATGACGCGGCGGCATTCATTGCATTCCTGATCCATCAGGTTCTGGCAGGCAGCACGGTTCAAAGCTGCTATATCGTGACCGATTCCAGGCCGGTGCCGCAGTACGAGGTTCTGAGCTGGCTGGCTGCACAGCTGCAGATGCCTAAGCCAGCGCAATTGCCCGCGAGCGCCGGCAAGCGGCTGAGCAACAGCAATATGCTGGCAACCGGGTTCAAGTTGCAGTATGCTGATTATGAGGCGGGTTACCGCACGTTGCTGCCGCCGATTCCGGATTGA
- a CDS encoding lytic murein transglycosylase, with protein sequence MKHMNSRLSKLASVLALALASFASCAQDGFSGFLEDLRIEAMVSGISDETANNAVSHIEFLPDVIALDRSQPEFISPFLDYYQKRVNAAKVQRGRQLLLEHEAMFNRIEAQYGVSKYTLAAFWGMETQYGRNQGKLDILSSLATLAYDGRRTEFFRGQLLDAMRMIDIGHVAPGALTGSWAGAFGNMQFMPTTFMMYAVDGDSDNLIDVVDSLPDAIASAANYLSQVGWHSDEPAMLEVQLPTGFDWGSAQLSVRKPVAEWSRLGVRALHVDAGAPGFGSGAAVGQEVSNKKTRLNPENIKKPATHKTDKSKTQRPAQPEQQNVSVGTVSLDVLGLQVKGPAAILLPQGYRGPAFMVFDNFDVIMDWNRSVNYALSVAQLAEQLRHESRIVGGKFAEEGALSFQEMLDLQTMLNTRGFDAGEPDGLPGLMTQEAIRKYQVANQLPADGYASRSLYQRLYAEQQ encoded by the coding sequence ATGAAACACATGAACAGCCGACTATCCAAACTGGCATCAGTGCTGGCTTTGGCGCTGGCATCCTTTGCTTCATGCGCACAGGATGGATTTTCAGGTTTTCTGGAAGATTTACGCATAGAGGCCATGGTCTCCGGTATTTCTGATGAAACCGCCAATAATGCAGTCAGCCATATCGAATTCCTCCCCGATGTGATTGCCCTTGATCGCTCACAGCCCGAATTTATCAGCCCATTCCTGGATTATTACCAGAAACGGGTCAATGCCGCCAAGGTGCAGAGAGGCCGACAGTTACTGTTGGAGCATGAGGCGATGTTTAACCGGATCGAAGCTCAGTATGGTGTATCTAAATATACGCTGGCGGCATTCTGGGGCATGGAAACGCAGTACGGCCGCAATCAGGGTAAGCTCGATATCCTGTCGTCACTGGCGACCCTGGCCTATGACGGGCGGCGCACCGAGTTCTTCCGTGGTCAGTTGCTGGATGCAATGCGCATGATTGACATCGGGCATGTTGCGCCTGGCGCCCTGACTGGTTCATGGGCAGGGGCTTTTGGCAACATGCAGTTCATGCCGACCACATTCATGATGTATGCCGTAGATGGTGATAGTGACAACTTGATCGATGTTGTGGATTCATTGCCGGATGCAATTGCGTCGGCAGCCAATTACCTATCCCAGGTGGGCTGGCATAGTGACGAACCGGCGATGCTGGAAGTGCAGTTGCCGACCGGCTTTGACTGGGGGAGTGCGCAATTGTCAGTCAGGAAGCCGGTGGCTGAGTGGTCCCGGCTCGGTGTGCGAGCCTTGCATGTTGATGCAGGGGCGCCTGGTTTTGGTTCAGGGGCGGCAGTGGGGCAAGAGGTGTCCAATAAAAAAACGAGATTAAATCCGGAAAACATTAAAAAACCTGCCACTCATAAAACGGACAAATCTAAAACGCAGAGGCCTGCACAGCCGGAGCAGCAGAATGTTTCGGTCGGCACGGTAAGCCTGGATGTTTTAGGGCTGCAGGTAAAAGGGCCGGCAGCCATCCTGTTGCCGCAGGGTTACCGTGGCCCCGCCTTCATGGTGTTTGATAATTTTGATGTAATCATGGATTGGAACCGATCCGTAAACTATGCGCTTTCTGTCGCACAATTGGCAGAACAGCTACGGCATGAGTCAAGAATCGTAGGTGGAAAATTCGCAGAGGAGGGCGCACTCAGTTTTCAGGAAATGCTGGATCTGCAAACCATGCTCAACACGCGCGGCTTTGATGCAGGTGAACCAGACGGCTTGCCTGGCCTGATGACGCAGGAGGCCATCCGCAAGTACCAGGTGGCCAACCAGTTGCCGGCGGATGGCTATGCCAGCCGCAGCCTGTATCAAAGGCTCTACGCCGAGCAGCAGTGA
- a CDS encoding 2OG-Fe(II) oxygenase: MRISTQSTNFEELVDHIAEHGFCVINDFLPEATVNALANEAQRLKHTQVMQEAGIGREHLNVNKEIRGDSIYWLDEGDATEAQRSYFGQMENLRLELNRHLYLGLFGLESHLAVYPEGGFYKKHLDCFAGHNPQKPQRKISCIVYLNQGWHMQDGGQLKLYLNETDESDKYKSILISPLAGRAVIFLSDTFYHEVMPTYKERISLTGWFLSRPQQ, translated from the coding sequence ATGCGCATTTCCACACAAAGTACAAATTTCGAAGAACTGGTTGACCACATCGCCGAGCATGGCTTCTGTGTCATTAATGACTTCCTGCCGGAAGCTACCGTTAACGCACTGGCCAATGAAGCACAAAGGCTTAAACACACTCAGGTCATGCAGGAGGCCGGTATCGGCCGTGAGCACCTGAACGTCAATAAGGAAATTCGCGGCGACAGCATTTACTGGCTGGATGAAGGCGATGCTACAGAAGCACAGCGCAGTTATTTCGGGCAGATGGAAAACCTGAGGCTTGAATTAAACCGGCATCTTTATTTAGGCTTGTTCGGGCTGGAAAGCCATCTGGCTGTTTATCCCGAAGGCGGGTTCTACAAAAAACACCTGGATTGCTTCGCCGGCCACAACCCGCAAAAACCGCAGCGCAAGATCAGCTGCATCGTTTACCTGAACCAGGGCTGGCACATGCAGGATGGCGGCCAGTTAAAGCTCTACCTGAATGAGACTGATGAATCCGACAAATACAAATCAATCCTGATCTCCCCGCTGGCCGGCAGGGCGGTCATTTTCCTATCCGATACGTTCTATCACGAAGTGATGCCAACCTACAAAGAAAGAATCAGCCTGACCGGCTGGTTTCTGTCAAGGCCGCAGCAGTAG
- the thrS gene encoding threonine--tRNA ligase: protein MPIIRLPDGSQRQFDAPVTVADVAMNIGAGLAKAALAGKVNDKIVDTSFLIEADCDLAIITDKNPEGLDVIRHSTAHLLAYAVKELFPDAQVTIGPVIENGFYYDFSYKRPFTPEDLIAIEKKMAELAKKDELVTRKVMPRDEAIAYFTSIGEAYKAELIASIPAGEDVSLYTEGNFTDLCRGPHVPNTGKLKAFKLMKLAGAYWRGDSSNEMLQRVYGTAWRNKEELDAYLFQLEEAEKRDHRKLGKQLDYFHMQDDAPGMVFWHPRGWSIWQEVEQYMRQMFRDYDYQEVRTPTVMDKTLWEKSGHWQNYRDNMFVTASESRDYAVKPMNCPGHVQIFNNSLHSYRDLPLRLAEFGSCHRNEPSGSLHGLMRVRGFTQDDAHIFCTEEQIEAEVADFIQMLYKVYGNFGFNDVLVKLSTRPEKRVGADETWDKAEAALANALNQNNLAFDLQPGEGAFYGPKIEFTLKDSLGRLWQCGTIQLDFNLPERLGAEYVAEDNSRQRPVMLHRAIVGSMERFIGILIEHYAGAMPLWLAPVQVMVLNISESQADYVRQVVETLKKSGIRCEFDLRNEKITYKIREHSMQKMPYLLVAGEREMQAGHLAVRTRKGEDLGSMPIDALIERLKAEIGSKV from the coding sequence ATGCCTATCATACGCTTGCCAGATGGCTCACAACGTCAATTCGATGCGCCGGTGACGGTTGCCGATGTTGCCATGAATATTGGTGCAGGCCTGGCTAAAGCAGCGCTGGCTGGCAAGGTGAATGACAAGATCGTTGATACCAGCTTTCTGATTGAAGCCGATTGCGATTTGGCGATTATCACCGATAAAAACCCGGAAGGACTGGACGTTATCCGCCATTCAACAGCGCACTTGCTGGCTTATGCCGTAAAAGAGCTGTTTCCTGATGCACAAGTAACGATAGGCCCTGTGATTGAAAACGGGTTTTATTATGATTTCTCCTACAAGCGTCCGTTTACCCCAGAAGATTTAATTGCCATTGAAAAGAAAATGGCGGAGCTGGCGAAGAAAGACGAGCTTGTAACGCGCAAAGTAATGCCGCGTGATGAGGCGATTGCCTATTTCACAAGCATCGGTGAAGCCTATAAGGCAGAGCTGATTGCATCTATCCCGGCTGGCGAAGATGTCTCGCTGTACACCGAAGGTAACTTTACCGACTTGTGCCGCGGCCCACATGTGCCGAACACAGGAAAATTAAAAGCTTTCAAACTGATGAAATTGGCCGGTGCGTACTGGCGCGGTGACAGCAGTAACGAAATGCTGCAGCGCGTTTATGGCACTGCGTGGCGCAATAAAGAAGAGCTGGATGCGTACCTGTTTCAGCTGGAAGAAGCCGAAAAGCGTGACCATCGCAAGCTGGGCAAGCAGCTGGATTATTTCCACATGCAGGATGACGCACCGGGCATGGTGTTCTGGCATCCGCGCGGCTGGAGTATCTGGCAGGAAGTTGAGCAGTATATGCGCCAGATGTTCCGTGATTACGATTATCAGGAAGTGCGCACCCCAACCGTCATGGATAAAACCCTGTGGGAGAAATCCGGGCACTGGCAGAACTATCGTGACAATATGTTCGTGACCGCATCAGAGAGCCGTGACTATGCGGTGAAGCCGATGAACTGTCCTGGCCATGTGCAGATTTTCAATAACAGCCTGCACAGCTACCGTGACTTGCCTTTGCGTCTGGCTGAGTTTGGCTCATGCCACCGCAACGAGCCATCCGGTTCGCTGCATGGCCTGATGCGCGTGCGCGGCTTTACGCAGGATGATGCGCACATTTTCTGCACCGAGGAGCAGATTGAAGCGGAAGTGGCTGATTTTATCCAGATGCTGTACAAGGTGTATGGCAACTTTGGCTTTAATGACGTGTTGGTGAAATTATCTACCCGTCCGGAAAAACGCGTGGGCGCTGATGAAACCTGGGATAAAGCTGAAGCGGCGCTGGCAAATGCGTTGAACCAGAATAACCTCGCTTTTGACCTGCAGCCGGGTGAAGGTGCATTCTATGGTCCGAAAATCGAATTTACATTAAAAGACAGCCTGGGACGTTTGTGGCAGTGCGGCACGATACAGCTGGATTTCAACTTGCCGGAACGCCTTGGCGCCGAATATGTGGCAGAAGACAACTCGCGCCAGCGTCCGGTGATGCTGCACCGTGCGATTGTTGGCTCCATGGAGCGTTTCATCGGTATCCTGATCGAGCATTATGCCGGGGCGATGCCGTTGTGGCTGGCACCGGTGCAGGTGATGGTGTTGAATATTTCTGAAAGCCAGGCGGACTATGTGCGCCAAGTGGTTGAAACTTTGAAGAAAAGTGGCATCCGATGCGAATTTGACTTGAGAAATGAAAAGATTACCTATAAAATACGCGAACATAGCATGCAAAAAATGCCTTATCTGCTTGTTGCGGGTGAGCGCGAAATGCAAGCCGGACATTTGGCCGTGCGTACCAGAAAAGGTGAAGACCTTGGATCTATGCCGATAGATGCCTTGATTGAGCGTCTGAAAGCAGAGATAGGATCTAAGGTTTAA
- the infC gene encoding translation initiation factor IF-3 codes for MAQDKETRINGDITAPQVRLVGMEGEPLGIVSLAEAFAKAEEADIDLVEIAPNAAPPVCRLMDYGKFKYAESKRQHEVKLKQKQVVVKEIKFRPGTDDGDYAIKVRNIIRFIQDGDKAKITLRFRGREITHQEFGMALLKRVEADLKEYAMVEQYPKMEGRQMVMVLGPIKKAK; via the coding sequence ATAGCACAGGATAAAGAAACCCGGATCAATGGCGACATTACAGCGCCACAAGTCCGATTGGTGGGTATGGAGGGTGAGCCCTTAGGTATTGTGTCTTTGGCTGAAGCGTTTGCGAAAGCTGAAGAGGCAGATATTGATCTTGTAGAGATTGCACCGAATGCGGCTCCGCCTGTGTGCAGGTTGATGGATTACGGCAAGTTCAAATATGCCGAAAGTAAAAGACAACACGAAGTTAAGCTCAAGCAGAAACAGGTTGTTGTTAAAGAGATTAAATTCCGTCCGGGTACAGATGATGGTGATTACGCGATTAAAGTGCGTAACATCATTCGCTTTATCCAAGATGGAGATAAAGCAAAAATCACGCTCCGTTTCAGAGGCCGCGAAATTACCCACCAAGAGTTCGGTATGGCGCTGTTGAAACGTGTTGAAGCGGATTTAAAAGAATATGCAATGGTTGAGCAGTATCCTAAAATGGAAGGTCGCCAGATGGTGATGGTTTTAGGGCCAATCAAAAAAGCAAAATAA
- the rpmI gene encoding 50S ribosomal protein L35, protein MPKMKTKSGAKKRFKFLGNGKVKRTHSHLRHILTKKTTKQKRKLRGTAIISSTDVKRVRAMMPTQ, encoded by the coding sequence ATGCCAAAGATGAAAACCAAGAGTGGCGCCAAAAAGCGCTTCAAATTCTTGGGTAATGGTAAAGTGAAGCGTACACACTCTCACTTGCGCCATATCCTGACTAAAAAGACCACCAAGCAAAAGCGTAAATTACGCGGCACGGCGATCATTTCTTCAACTGATGTCAAGCGCGTCCGCGCTATGATGCCAACACAATAG
- the rplT gene encoding 50S ribosomal protein L20: MPRVKRGVIARARHKKVLKAAKGYRGRRKNVYRVAKQAVMKAGQYAYRDRRQKKRQFRTLWIARINAAARECGLTYSRFMNGLKKSSVEVDRKVLADVAVFDKAAFAKFVELAKAGLAA; this comes from the coding sequence ATGCCTAGAGTAAAACGTGGTGTCATCGCTCGCGCTAGACACAAAAAAGTATTAAAAGCTGCCAAAGGCTACCGTGGTCGCCGTAAAAACGTTTACCGCGTTGCCAAACAGGCGGTAATGAAAGCTGGTCAATATGCTTACCGTGACCGTCGCCAGAAAAAACGTCAATTCCGCACCTTGTGGATTGCGCGTATCAACGCGGCTGCACGTGAGTGTGGTTTGACTTACAGCCGATTCATGAATGGTTTGAAAAAATCATCAGTGGAAGTGGATCGTAAGGTATTGGCTGACGTTGCTGTGTTTGATAAAGCTGCTTTCGCTAAATTCGTAGAATTGGCAAAAGCTGGTTTAGCTGCATAA
- the pheS gene encoding phenylalanine--tRNA ligase subunit alpha, translated as MADLTHLIAEAAADFANSASMNDLEIAKAKYLGKSGLLTDALKGLGKLSAEERPAAGAAINVVKQAVEASLTARREAILNAEQAKQLAQESIDVTLPARTQSQGGLHPVTLTLKRVEELFHSIGFEVATGPEIETDFYNFTALNIPEDHPARAMHDTFYIDEANVLRTHTSPVQARYMENALKNNQTPPFKIIAPGRVYRVDSDATHSPMFHQVEGLWVDEEISFANLKGVVQDFLQKFFERDDLTVRFRPSFFPFTEPSAEMDMSWNGGWLEIGGCGMVHPEVFKHVNIDSEKYRGFAFGLGIERLTMLRYGVNDLRHFFNNDLRFLSQFR; from the coding sequence ATGGCAGACTTAACGCATTTAATTGCAGAAGCAGCAGCTGACTTCGCAAACAGCGCTTCAATGAACGACTTGGAAATTGCCAAGGCGAAATACCTGGGTAAATCCGGCTTGCTTACAGATGCTTTAAAAGGCCTGGGCAAATTAAGTGCAGAAGAGCGTCCGGCAGCAGGCGCTGCGATCAACGTCGTCAAACAGGCCGTTGAAGCTTCGCTCACTGCACGCCGCGAGGCAATCCTGAATGCTGAGCAGGCAAAACAGCTCGCGCAGGAGTCTATAGACGTAACGCTACCGGCACGTACACAGTCGCAAGGTGGCTTGCACCCGGTGACGCTGACATTGAAACGCGTTGAAGAACTTTTTCACTCCATTGGTTTTGAAGTGGCAACCGGCCCTGAAATTGAAACCGATTTTTATAATTTCACGGCACTGAATATCCCTGAAGATCATCCGGCACGTGCTATGCATGATACGTTTTATATTGATGAAGCCAACGTGCTGCGTACACACACCTCACCGGTGCAGGCGCGTTACATGGAAAACGCATTAAAGAACAACCAGACGCCGCCATTTAAAATCATTGCCCCTGGCCGCGTTTATCGTGTGGATTCGGATGCAACGCACTCGCCGATGTTTCATCAGGTTGAGGGTTTATGGGTGGATGAAGAGATCAGCTTTGCAAATTTAAAAGGTGTGGTGCAGGATTTTCTGCAGAAATTCTTTGAGCGTGACGATTTGACCGTACGTTTCAGGCCTTCATTTTTCCCGTTTACCGAACCTTCAGCTGAAATGGATATGAGCTGGAACGGCGGTTGGCTGGAAATTGGCGGTTGCGGCATGGTGCATCCGGAAGTGTTCAAGCACGTGAATATCGACAGTGAAAAGTATCGCGGATTTGCATTTGGTCTAGGTATCGAGCGTTTGACCATGCTGCGCTACGGCGTGAATGATTTGCGTCATTTCTTCAATAACGATTTGCGCTTTTTAAGCCAATTTCGATAG